The window GTGTTCAGTTGTAATTTCATTTTACTAACTTTTTACAATTTCGTTTTCCTAACATTGTAATTTCGTTTTCTcacaaatatttattttatttaataaatatatttaaaaattaatattatttttgaaaaataataaaattttatttttaaacgtaaaattattattaaaaataataataataatttaaatattttaaaacatatttatttaatatgatataatgttAAAATGAGTGAGTGGACGGTGGGACCCATGAATAATGAATATGAATATTAAAAGGAATGTGAGTGAAAGAAGGATGTTGTTATAACGAGTATATAGTAGTGGGTCTCATATTTTTTTTGATGATGTAGTGGGTGTTATAATGCTAGAACATTATGGATGctctaagaaactaattaaaccaTCTCCATTTTTGTCGAAGAAGGAGAGAGAGCACATCCTTCAACACTAAGTAACAAGGGGACAGAACTCTCTTGTTTAATAGGCCGAGTATATATCGCCGGAAGTTAAGTTGTTTCTTAACACTTTCATGCTTCATTCTATCTCATTTCGATCGTGTTTCTAACTCAGAGTTTCCAAGAAAGGGTGCTCGAGGCCAAGAGTGGATTTGCTGTTTTTCCACTTGTATCTCCCAGTGCTGGCTGGCCATTGCTGCTCTTACCACACTTTGTGCTTTCATCCTGAGCCATTTGCCACTCACCCCCGGCCGTGTGATCCCACTGTTCCCATGCTGCCCTGCTCTGCTCTGCTCTTCCCACCATGTCGTACCCTTTTGTCCCATGGCCACTTGGTTTGAAGTGATCACAACTCCCATTGTTCTCCCCATTTTGACCGACCACCACCGCCCACTCCATGATCAGAACTCCTCACCCTCTTGCAACAGCACATTTTCAAAGCAACACAGAGGCCAAATGAACTTGCTAATGGTGTAATCCTCCAATAGCTCATTTAGTGGTAACAGACGAAAATCAAACTCAAGCTTCCTTCTCCACATCTGCTTGTTAAATTTCATTCCAAAGTTACCTATTTAATGCCAATGACTACACTACAGACATCAACTTGTACAAAGAATCAAACTATCCAAACATACAATTCTTCATCTAAGATAGTTATTTTATTATCAAGAATGAATCGCAtcaatgattttatttattttttaatctttcaAGTTTAAATTATTGTTTGAGGAAATGATAAAATGTTTTTCCCATGGGCAAAGTGATGATACCTCCTACCAAATGAATGGCTACATGATCATACATCCCCACAAGGCAACACAAGGTCCCGCCACTGGATCTCTACGAGTCAATTACTCGGATCAATTAATTATGAATAAATATTATTCCACCAACAAAAGAAGTATTATATATAGCTCCTTAGGTTCTTCTCCTCCTACTCACTTGTATACAACTCTTCTTTACAAACGCACAAACACAATGAAAGCTAGTCATCTTGGTGATGGAGGGACTAAATGCCTTCCGAGAAGAGGATCAGAGTCGGGCAATCGGAGAGCGAGTCGAAAACCGATGATGGTATCAGCAACCGTGATACCGCACAGCCCGGCCATATACACAACTCTATCGACGGCAGACGAGATGAGGGCGTTGCTAGTGCCGATAAAGGGAGACAACAAAGAGAGTTATAAGTACAAAGATAACTGGTTCGACCTCCTAGCCATCCATTACCTGACAAAAGCCATCCAAGCAACCACAGGTTTGTTATTATTTGGATTCCACAACAGATTAAATTAAAGATGCTCCTGTTCTTCCTCTTGATTGCACCATAGGAAAGAGTGAAGGAAAACAATAAAAAAGCATGACAAGAATTAACAAACTTTTTTTTCTAGTAGGTTTTATTATGGAGAAAATAACCTTGGAGACTGGTGGTTTGAATCACAGGGACAAGCAACAAGAAGCAAGGATATGAGGGACTGGTTGAGGCAGCAGTGATGATCTCCAAGAAGCATGGAACAAAAGCGCAGCAGAATCTAGTGATCCAAACTCTGCAGAAGGCCTTCCCAGTCGCCATACTGACAATGGCAAGTGAGCTTTCCTGTTTCCAACATTCTTGTCATGGTTTTCtaaggagaaaaaaaaagggTTTTCGTCAAAGGCACTGTGTTATAAAAATACTATGCAGTTTTAAAGAGAACAATTATGCAAaattttgctttcttgtatcaagatttaaaattattatcTTAAACATATCCTGTGAATTAAGCAAGAGAAAATTATGTATTATTATACAAGCCATGCAGGTAATACACACAATGATATAAATAATATTGAGTGCTTAAAAGAAAACTTTGACAGAGATGGTCACGCAATGGATGTCAATTGGAGAATATACAAAGTCAATCAGTAAATAGTTGTTAGACCAAAATACAcaaagttaaacaatattttgatCCATTATGCCGTGCTTACTTaggcaaaaataaaagaaatagaatttttttaaaaaaataattaatttctcTTGCTATTTTATTCTCACCCAAATCAGGCTAAGTAAACATGGCATTCAAGAAACTTGAAGGCTCTGAAATTGCAAAGAATACTTAAAACATAGATCTTGGCAATTTAATGGATTCTTAGAATAAAAAATGTATCCTATTGTTTtgtttattgataaaaaaaaaaaaaagagaaaaaaaacataTGAACTAAAATGCCGGACACAGACAGATGGTAGGTATATCACAGCTCATAAATCTATGCCTTCTGCGTTACCTGATTGCTAATGGAAAGTCTGTGCTCTTGTCTCTTGTCACGGCAGATAAAGATTTTATTGCCTCCGTCCACGTTTACAAGAGAATTCTTTGCAGCTTTCACTACATTGTTCTTCCCATGGCTAATTGGCCCCTGCGAGGTACATGATCTTCTTAAATTACTCAAATATGCAGTAACGTTGAATCCCCCGGAACAAAAATGAGAGTGATTCTTCTTGTCTGAGAAAGGTCAGGGAATCAGAAGTCAAAGGGAAAACAGAGAAAAATGTGGTATACATCCCTAAATGCAGGTACTCTTCTACTGTTATCCATAAAGATGAGCCAAAGACAAATTCTGTGTGTAAATATGGTATGCCATACGTGTTCATTATTTCTTGTAGGTTTCTTGAGAGCACCAATTGTGTGGGGATGTGCACAAACTTATGCAAGATCCCATGTCAAAGCTTCATCCAGGATTCACTTGGAATGCCAGTCTATATGAATCCAAGTATATTCCTTATAAACCCATTTTCTATAAGAACATCATATATGGCTGACTTATTGGATCTATGATAACACCAACTAATTCGTATCCTATTAGATAAGATCGGTTATATGAATCTTTATATGTCATTAcattctatctcctattatatcatcatatatatttaaataaattttattttattttattttattgttgctaactatTTGTTGGTCTTCCTCTTACTTATTTCTCTTACTTATTTGATATgcgtatttatcatagtttcatat is drawn from Zingiber officinale cultivar Zhangliang chromosome 1B, Zo_v1.1, whole genome shotgun sequence and contains these coding sequences:
- the LOC121998663 gene encoding beta-carotene isomerase D27, chloroplastic-like; amino-acid sequence: MKASHLGDGGTKCLPRRGSESGNRRASRKPMMVSATVIPHSPAIYTTLSTADEMRALLVPIKGDNKESYKYKDNWFDLLAIHYLTKAIQATTGTSNKKQGYEGLVEAAVMISKKHGTKAQQNLVIQTLQKAFPVAILTMIKILLPPSTFTREFFAAFTTLFFPWLIGPCEVRESEVKGKTEKNVVYIPKCRFLESTNCVGMCTNLCKIPCQSFIQDSLGMPVYMNPNFEDMSCEMIFGQQAPIDDPSLKQPCYRKSCIAKQTHGVNCS